The proteins below come from a single Dehalococcoidales bacterium genomic window:
- a CDS encoding NDP-sugar synthase, which yields MQAVILVGGKATRLLPLTNNTPKAIVPVLNRPLLEHVIRHLAGHRIEDIILAQGHLAQLIEGYLGNGSRFGVSLSYVVEDTPLGTAGALKNAAGYLDDTFLMLNGDVFTDLDITAMLEFHRQQKAMATIALTPVDDPTSYGLVETTPENRVARFLEKPGWNEVTTNMINAGTYVLEKAVLAQIPLRTKVSIEREVFPRLLTGHQPVYAFLSSAYWIDIGTPEKYLQLHRDLLSGKCRNCLLAPTEEVTIGENSHIHPSARIRGPVIIGADCTIGENVALNGPLAIGDGAIIREDSIIEDSVIWQNSRLGARVSLKSSILADNCHLNEGSSAENVVLGDNVTIAGGCKLEPGSRIGAGTTVSASP from the coding sequence ATGCAAGCTGTTATCCTGGTGGGCGGCAAAGCCACCAGGCTGCTACCCCTCACCAATAACACCCCCAAGGCAATAGTGCCGGTACTTAACCGGCCGCTACTGGAGCATGTCATCCGCCACCTCGCCGGGCACCGGATAGAGGACATCATCCTGGCGCAGGGCCATCTGGCACAGCTAATCGAGGGCTACCTGGGCAACGGCAGCCGGTTTGGTGTCAGTCTCAGCTATGTTGTCGAAGACACCCCTCTGGGTACCGCCGGAGCGCTGAAGAATGCCGCCGGTTACCTGGATGATACCTTCCTGATGCTAAACGGAGATGTGTTCACTGACCTGGACATTACGGCGATGCTGGAATTCCACCGGCAACAAAAGGCAATGGCAACCATTGCCCTGACGCCGGTAGATGACCCTACCAGCTATGGCTTAGTTGAGACTACCCCTGAAAACAGAGTCGCCCGCTTCCTGGAAAAACCCGGCTGGAATGAAGTAACTACTAACATGATAAATGCCGGAACCTATGTTCTGGAGAAAGCAGTCCTGGCTCAAATCCCGCTCCGGACTAAAGTCAGCATTGAACGTGAGGTCTTCCCCCGGCTCCTGACCGGGCACCAGCCGGTCTACGCCTTTCTCTCTTCAGCCTACTGGATAGACATCGGCACCCCGGAGAAATACCTGCAGCTACACCGCGACCTGCTCAGCGGTAAATGCCGGAACTGTCTTCTCGCCCCCACTGAAGAGGTGACCATCGGAGAAAATAGTCATATTCACCCCTCCGCCCGGATACGGGGCCCGGTAATAATCGGGGCTGACTGCACCATCGGGGAGAATGTAGCCTTGAACGGGCCGCTGGCTATCGGGGACGGCGCCATTATCCGGGAAGACAGCATTATTGAAGACTCCGTCATCTGGCAGAACTCCCGCTTGGGAGCACGGGTCAGCTTAAAAAGCTCAATCCTGGCCGATAATTGCCACCTTAACGAGGGCAGCAGCGCTGAGAACGTGGTACTGGGGGATAACGTAACTATAGCCGGTGGCTGCAAACTGGAGCCGGGCAGCCGCATCGGGGCGGGAACAACAGTCAGCGCCAGCCCGTAA